CGGCGCCGGAGCGGTCGAAGGCGAGCGGCAATCCGACGTTCTCCATCGTGGTGAGCGTCGGAATCAGGAACGCCTCCTGGAAGACGAATCCGATCCGGCGCCTCCGGAAGTCGGTCAGCTCCCTCTCTCCCAGATCCTGCACTTCCGTCCCCAGAATCCGCACCGTCCCCGAGGTCGGGCGATCGAGGCACCCGAGAAGATTGAGCAAGGTCGTCTTCCCGGAGCCCGAGGCCCCGACCAGCGCCACCAGCTCCCCGGCGGAAATCGTCAAATCGACGCCGCCCAGAGCCGTCACTGTTTCAGCCGACAATGGGTAGGTCTTCACGAGGGCCAGGGCCTCGACCATCGGCGAGGCCCGCCCGTGCACGCCATCGGCCATCAGCCGGCCCGGCCCAGGACCCGCGCGGGCCGGACGACGGCGGCCCGCGCCGCCGGGTAGATCCCCGCCACCACCGCGAGGCTCAACGAAGCCACGACACAGGCGAGCGCCCGGGGCAGGCTGGTCGCGAGGATCGCCCCGGGTGGGACGAAGGGCACGAACTGCCGG
This portion of the Candidatus Polarisedimenticolia bacterium genome encodes:
- a CDS encoding ABC transporter ATP-binding protein, which translates into the protein MADGVHGRASPMVEALALVKTYPLSAETVTALGGVDLTISAGELVALVGASGSGKTTLLNLLGCLDRPTSGTVRILGTEVQDLGERELTDFRRRRIGFVFQEAFLIPTLTTMENVGLPLAFDRSGAETFSPGAILEQVGLAGKSHRYPSELSGGERQRVAIARALVHRPALLLADEPTGNLDSDNGRKIFALFRELVGRGGLAALVATHNLELAALADRRLYLKDGRISTEVA